A section of the Clostridium omnivorum genome encodes:
- a CDS encoding ABC transporter permease yields the protein MAKFIKKFKANRELLLLAAPGAIWFLIFAYIPMFGVIIAFKNFRVTGSGFIKSLIDSEWVGLRNFQFLFKSADAWIITRNTVLYNLVFIILGIVIPVCMAIMLNELLNKKMAKFYQSAMFLPYFLSWVVVSYCLFAFLSVDKGYINHLLSLFGHKGIDWYTETKYWPWIIILMSQWKGIGYGTVVYLASIAGIDKTYYEAAMIDGATKWQQIKFITIPLLRPVITILFILSVGKIFNADFGLFYQLPKNSGPLYPVTNVIDTYVYRGLISLGEIGMSSAAALYQSVVGFILIMLSNYIVKKIDNENSLF from the coding sequence ATGGCTAAGTTTATAAAGAAATTTAAAGCCAATAGAGAACTTTTATTATTGGCAGCACCAGGAGCTATATGGTTTTTAATTTTTGCCTATATACCTATGTTTGGCGTAATTATAGCTTTTAAAAATTTTAGAGTAACAGGAAGTGGTTTTATTAAAAGTCTTATTGACAGTGAATGGGTAGGACTTAGAAACTTTCAATTTTTGTTTAAATCCGCAGATGCATGGATAATTACAAGGAATACAGTGCTGTACAATCTGGTTTTTATAATACTAGGAATAGTAATACCAGTTTGTATGGCAATTATGCTCAATGAGCTTTTGAATAAAAAAATGGCTAAGTTTTATCAAAGTGCGATGTTCTTGCCTTACTTTTTATCTTGGGTTGTAGTAAGCTACTGTTTATTTGCATTTTTAAGTGTAGATAAGGGATATATAAACCACCTGCTTAGTTTATTTGGACACAAGGGAATAGATTGGTATACGGAAACTAAATATTGGCCTTGGATAATTATATTAATGAGCCAATGGAAGGGTATAGGATATGGAACGGTAGTTTATCTTGCGTCTATAGCAGGTATAGACAAGACCTATTATGAAGCAGCAATGATAGACGGAGCCACTAAGTGGCAGCAAATTAAATTTATAACAATTCCACTACTAAGACCAGTTATAACAATACTTTTCATATTATCAGTAGGAAAGATATTTAATGCAGACTTTGGACTTTTCTATCAGCTCCCAAAGAATTCAGGACCTCTATACCCTGTAACTAATGTTATAGATACTTATGTTTATAGAGGATTAATATCCCTTGGGGAAATAGGAATGAGTTCAGCAGCAGCTCTTTATCAATCTGTTGTAGGGTTTATATTAATTATGCTTTCAAACTATATAGTTAAGAAAATAGATAATGAAAATTCATTATTCTAG